In a genomic window of Prochlorococcus marinus subsp. marinus str. CCMP1375:
- the nusB gene encoding transcription antitermination factor NusB, translated as MESRSLAREVALLVLGQLSEDHIQNYTSLSLDDLIGLSLNTLLSYWREQLDDCAAQIDLAQEELLNTELPESDKSYIPRTRQYLLNTLKKSEHIINVLSDTFELSRLLTLSDQEQIRNEAMKRVDLVINKYQIINDALDNVMEGWRLKRLPRIDQDILRLAYIDLYNLKTPIAVSCNEAVNLANRYSDQQGRKMINGILRRLQSTPSHNTI; from the coding sequence ATGGAATCTAGATCTCTTGCTAGAGAAGTTGCTCTTTTAGTATTAGGCCAATTATCAGAAGACCATATTCAAAATTATACTTCCCTTTCTTTAGATGACCTGATTGGCTTGAGCTTAAATACACTTTTGAGTTATTGGCGCGAGCAATTAGATGATTGTGCTGCTCAAATAGATTTAGCCCAAGAGGAATTATTGAATACTGAATTACCTGAATCGGATAAAAGTTATATTCCTCGTACTAGGCAATATTTATTAAATACTTTAAAAAAGTCAGAGCATATTATAAATGTTCTTTCTGATACATTTGAATTGTCAAGGTTGCTTACTTTAAGTGATCAAGAACAAATTCGTAATGAAGCAATGAAAAGGGTTGATTTAGTAATTAATAAATATCAAATTATTAATGATGCATTAGATAATGTTATGGAAGGATGGAGATTAAAGCGCTTGCCTAGAATAGATCAAGATATTTTGCGGTTGGCTTATATAGATTTATATAATCTTAAAACCCCAATTGCAGTTAGTTGTAATGAGGCTGTTAATCTCGCTAATCGCTATAGTGATCAACAAGGTCGTAAAATGATTAATGGTATTTTGAGAAGATTGCAAAGCACTCCTTCACATAATACTATTTAA
- the ftsY gene encoding signal recognition particle-docking protein FtsY encodes MQEQKDNSLFDKSNAEEQDSLDWAKEAYEKLKKQQEEKKKSILVQESKELKSNDSFSNAFEASSLDNSITSNDQSDVKENASENKVLDSEEPSLGEFDKTFTWSAKVLEAQGRKVENISLDEINWLSRLQQGLEKTRKGFVTDLLDKFGDDPLTPETLDELETLLLRSDVGVDATDQIINALRKRLNEEVLDSKEGLRFLKEQLCKIVDQPIKNSGKTLLMPSENSLNIWLIVGVNGVGKTTTLGKLANLALRSGFSALIAAADTFRAAAVEQVKVWGERSGVSVVANETPNADPAAIVFDAIGAAKSKKIELLLVDTAGRLQTKNNLMEELTKVRKIIDRLAPEANVESLLVLDATQGQNGLSQAMSFAKSANLTGVVITKLDGSARGGVAFAVSSQTNLPIRFIGAGEGIRDLRPFNSFEFVEALLADS; translated from the coding sequence ATGCAAGAACAAAAAGACAACAGTTTATTTGATAAGTCGAATGCTGAAGAACAAGATAGTCTGGACTGGGCTAAGGAAGCTTATGAAAAACTTAAAAAACAACAAGAAGAGAAGAAGAAATCAATTTTAGTTCAAGAAAGCAAAGAACTAAAATCTAACGATTCATTTTCTAATGCTTTTGAAGCAAGTTCACTGGATAATTCAATTACTTCAAATGATCAGTCTGATGTAAAAGAAAATGCTTCCGAAAATAAAGTTTTAGATAGCGAAGAACCAAGCTTGGGAGAATTTGATAAGACTTTTACTTGGTCAGCAAAAGTCTTGGAAGCACAAGGAAGAAAAGTAGAAAATATTTCATTAGATGAGATTAATTGGCTGTCTAGATTGCAACAAGGTTTGGAAAAAACTCGTAAGGGTTTTGTTACAGATTTACTTGATAAATTCGGAGATGATCCTCTTACCCCAGAGACATTAGATGAATTAGAAACTCTTCTTTTGCGTTCAGATGTTGGAGTTGATGCAACTGATCAAATTATTAATGCTTTAAGAAAACGTTTGAATGAAGAAGTTTTAGATTCAAAAGAAGGATTACGCTTTCTTAAAGAGCAACTTTGTAAAATAGTAGATCAACCTATTAAAAATAGTGGCAAAACTTTATTAATGCCTTCTGAAAACAGTCTTAATATTTGGTTAATAGTAGGTGTAAATGGTGTAGGTAAAACAACTACTTTAGGAAAATTGGCTAATTTAGCTTTGAGAAGTGGTTTTTCAGCATTAATTGCAGCAGCAGATACTTTTAGAGCTGCAGCAGTGGAGCAAGTAAAAGTATGGGGAGAGCGTAGTGGCGTTTCAGTTGTTGCGAATGAGACTCCAAATGCAGATCCTGCAGCCATTGTCTTTGATGCAATAGGTGCAGCTAAGTCAAAAAAGATAGAACTATTGTTAGTAGATACTGCTGGTCGTCTACAAACTAAAAATAATTTAATGGAGGAATTAACCAAAGTTCGGAAAATAATTGATCGATTGGCTCCTGAAGCTAATGTTGAATCTTTACTCGTTCTAGATGCAACCCAAGGACAAAATGGTTTGAGTCAAGCAATGTCATTTGCAAAATCAGCAAATCTTACCGGTGTTGTTATAACTAAACTCGATGGTTCAGCTAGAGGAGGTGTGGCTTTCGCAGTCTCTTCTCAGACAAATTTGCCTATTCGTTTTATTGGTGCTGGAGAAGGAATTCGGGATTTAAGACCTTTTAATAGTTTTGAATTTGTAGAAGCTTTGCTAGCAGATTCATGA
- a CDS encoding PP2C family protein-serine/threonine phosphatase, translating to MPNRNESSQGFPEHELPFESVRELLDSLSTEQSRNQELISSIGFSLRSFTNLDLFLELIPVIASRLVGVKGALLIPFHSDGRISREQLQILPQDNFDVLIRKILDFQQAQSVAFANEGNHIKALDKLIHSHIGQSAIFSTSLVARGKQRGRLYVFDLNRSFSFSNVHRRQLQFIADLAGVAIENHLLLQQTRSHESVDRQLSIGAEIQSQLLPDHCPVIEGIELAACCRPAFQVAGDYYDFMPTRPELMGKSRERGRWALVVGDVMGKGVPAGLLMTMLRGMLRAEVLSGLPPDRILHDLNQLALDDLTQSHRFVTLFYSDYEPKSRRLRFANAAHNPPLLWSAKEKEITRLDALGLLIGLQQEAEYVCGEVTLDAGDVLLYYTDGVTEALGISGERFNEKRLISLLNESARKFTKAKDILDNLFKRLDSFVGDNHHLEDDASMVVLKVDEAVKFPHVNNSTA from the coding sequence ATTCCAAATAGAAATGAATCTTCCCAAGGTTTTCCGGAGCATGAATTGCCTTTTGAATCTGTTAGAGAGTTATTAGATAGTCTTTCTACTGAACAAAGTAGAAATCAAGAATTAATTAGTTCGATAGGCTTTAGCTTGCGAAGCTTTACCAATTTAGATCTTTTTTTAGAGTTAATTCCTGTAATTGCTTCTCGCTTAGTAGGTGTTAAAGGTGCTTTATTAATTCCTTTTCATTCTGATGGACGTATATCTAGAGAGCAGCTCCAAATTCTCCCTCAAGATAACTTTGATGTATTGATTCGCAAAATTCTAGATTTTCAACAAGCTCAAAGTGTTGCTTTTGCTAATGAGGGTAATCATATTAAAGCTTTGGATAAATTAATACATAGTCATATTGGTCAATCTGCGATTTTTTCCACTTCTTTGGTAGCTCGTGGAAAACAACGTGGGAGGTTGTATGTATTTGATTTGAATCGATCGTTTTCATTTAGTAATGTCCATAGACGTCAGCTTCAATTTATAGCTGACCTTGCAGGAGTTGCTATTGAAAATCACCTTTTGCTTCAACAAACTCGAAGTCATGAAAGTGTAGATAGGCAACTAAGTATAGGAGCAGAAATTCAGTCACAATTATTACCCGATCACTGTCCTGTTATTGAAGGTATAGAACTCGCAGCTTGTTGTAGACCGGCTTTCCAGGTTGCAGGTGATTATTACGATTTTATGCCTACTAGACCAGAGCTAATGGGAAAAAGTCGAGAGCGTGGTCGATGGGCTTTGGTTGTTGGTGATGTCATGGGTAAAGGTGTTCCTGCGGGGTTATTAATGACCATGCTTCGTGGCATGTTGAGAGCAGAAGTTTTAAGTGGCTTGCCACCTGATCGAATTCTTCATGATTTAAATCAACTGGCTTTAGATGATTTGACACAATCTCATCGATTTGTGACTCTTTTTTATTCAGATTATGAGCCAAAATCTAGAAGACTTCGCTTTGCTAACGCAGCACATAACCCTCCATTACTTTGGAGTGCCAAGGAAAAAGAAATTACACGATTGGATGCTCTTGGACTATTAATTGGGTTACAACAAGAAGCTGAGTATGTTTGTGGAGAAGTTACTCTTGATGCAGGTGATGTTTTGCTTTATTACACTGATGGTGTTACCGAGGCCTTAGGTATATCTGGAGAGCGTTTTAATGAAAAACGTTTAATTTCATTGTTAAATGAATCTGCTAGAAAATTTACAAAAGCAAAGGATATCTTGGACAATTTATTTAAACGTCTAGATAGCTTTGTTGGGGACAATCATCATTTAGAAGATGATGCGTCTATGGTAGTTCTCAAAGTCGATGAGGCAGTGAAGTTTCCTCATGTAAATAATTCAACTGCCTGA
- the argH gene encoding argininosuccinate lyase, protein MQKTWSDRFEEGLNPFIESFNASINFDFLLIEEDLDGSIAHARMLAKTGIITSEEADQLEAALQKIRLEASQGLFKPDISDEDVHMSVERRLISILGPLGKKLHTARSRNDQVGTDLRLWLRRRIDDIDIELKKLQVALFKKAEKNLLTLIPGYTHLQRAQPLSLAHHLLAYIEMLQRDRNRLADVRERVNICPLGAAALAGTSLPIDRAFTANQLGFTSIYSNSLDAVSDRDFTVEFTAAASLIMTHISRLADEIILWASEEFSFVRLTDRCSTGSSLMPQKKNPDVPELVRGKTGRVFGHLQSLLTMMKGLPLAYNKDFQEDKEAVFDTVKTVRDSLKAMTILLEEGLEFSLERLKETVEADFSNATDVADYLVSKNIPFREAYQIVGRVVRLCIQKKILLKDLTLKEWQEINTLIDHDIYEKITPEKVVAARISDGGTGFDRVREELEKWRNDLISLNQ, encoded by the coding sequence TTGCAAAAAACTTGGAGCGATAGATTTGAAGAAGGATTAAATCCTTTTATTGAAAGCTTTAATGCTTCTATTAATTTTGATTTTCTTCTTATAGAGGAAGATCTTGATGGTTCTATAGCGCATGCAAGAATGCTTGCTAAAACTGGGATAATTACTTCTGAAGAGGCTGATCAACTTGAGGCTGCTTTACAAAAAATTCGTTTAGAAGCTTCTCAAGGTCTTTTTAAGCCTGATATTTCTGATGAAGATGTTCATATGTCTGTGGAAAGACGTTTAATATCTATTCTTGGTCCTCTTGGTAAGAAATTACATACTGCTAGAAGTCGAAATGATCAAGTAGGTACAGATTTGAGATTATGGTTGCGTCGAAGAATTGATGACATAGATATTGAATTAAAGAAATTACAAGTTGCTTTATTTAAAAAAGCAGAGAAAAATTTATTAACTTTGATCCCTGGATATACTCATTTACAACGAGCACAACCATTATCTTTAGCACATCATCTACTTGCTTATATTGAAATGCTACAGAGAGATAGAAATCGTTTAGCGGATGTAAGAGAAAGAGTAAATATATGTCCTTTGGGTGCTGCAGCTTTAGCAGGGACTTCTTTACCAATTGATAGAGCATTTACTGCAAATCAATTAGGCTTTACAAGTATTTATTCTAATAGTTTAGATGCTGTTAGTGATAGAGATTTTACTGTTGAATTTACAGCTGCGGCATCTTTAATAATGACGCATATAAGTCGTTTAGCTGATGAAATTATTTTATGGGCTTCAGAAGAATTCTCCTTTGTACGTTTAACTGATAGATGTTCTACAGGTAGTAGCTTGATGCCTCAGAAAAAGAATCCTGATGTACCTGAATTAGTAAGAGGTAAAACGGGCCGTGTTTTTGGACATTTGCAAAGTCTCTTGACCATGATGAAAGGCCTTCCTTTAGCTTATAACAAAGATTTTCAAGAGGATAAAGAAGCAGTTTTTGACACTGTTAAAACAGTAAGGGATTCTTTAAAAGCAATGACCATTCTTTTAGAGGAAGGTTTAGAGTTTTCTCTTGAACGTTTGAAAGAGACAGTTGAAGCCGATTTTTCTAATGCTACTGATGTTGCAGATTATCTAGTGTCCAAAAATATTCCTTTTCGAGAGGCATATCAAATTGTTGGACGCGTTGTTAGGCTTTGCATTCAGAAGAAAATTTTACTAAAAGACCTAACTCTTAAGGAATGGCAAGAAATAAATACTTTGATTGATCATGATATATATGAAAAAATAACCCCTGAAAAAGTCGTAGCAGCTAGGATTAGTGATGGTGGAACAGGTTTTGATCGAGTTCGAGAAGAGTTGGAAAAGTGGCGAAATGATCTTATTTCACTAAATCAATAA
- a CDS encoding RNA recognition motif domain-containing protein, whose amino-acid sequence MSIFVGNLPFRAEQEDVIQLFAPYGEVANCSLPLERDTGRKRGFAFIEMADEAAEAAAIEALQGAELMGRPLRINKAEPRGGGGGGRGGGYGGGGRGGYGGGGGYGGGGGYGGGGYGGGGGQGGYGGGGQGGYGGGGQGGYGGGGQGGYGGGGQGGYGGGGQGGYGGGGQGGYGGGGQGGYGGGGQGGYGGGGQGGYGGGQDTEQRASGAQGWEDRSYGSSDSSERDDTRSKRRRGASSEADQDADYGGAEG is encoded by the coding sequence GTGAGTATTTTTGTTGGCAACTTGCCCTTCCGCGCTGAGCAGGAAGATGTTATTCAATTGTTTGCTCCTTATGGAGAGGTTGCAAACTGTTCTTTGCCTTTAGAACGCGACACAGGTCGTAAAAGAGGTTTTGCATTTATTGAAATGGCTGATGAGGCAGCAGAAGCTGCGGCTATTGAAGCTCTTCAAGGTGCGGAATTGATGGGTCGCCCTTTGAGAATTAATAAAGCTGAGCCTCGTGGCGGCGGCGGCGGCGGTCGTGGCGGTGGCTATGGCGGCGGCGGTCGTGGTGGCTATGGCGGCGGCGGTGGTTATGGCGGCGGCGGCGGCTATGGCGGCGGTGGCTATGGCGGCGGCGGTGGTCAAGGCGGCTACGGCGGCGGTGGTCAAGGCGGCTACGGCGGTGGCGGTCAAGGCGGCTACGGCGGTGGTGGTCAAGGCGGCTACGGCGGTGGTGGTCAAGGCGGCTACGGCGGTGGCGGTCAAGGCGGCTACGGCGGTGGCGGTCAAGGCGGCTACGGCGGTGGCGGTCAAGGCGGCTACGGCGGCGGTGGTCAAGGCGGCTACGGCGGTGGTGGTCAAGGCGGCTACGGCGGTGGTCAAGATACAGAGCAACGTGCTTCAGGCGCTCAAGGTTGGGAGGATCGTAGTTATGGTTCTTCTGACTCTTCTGAAAGAGACGATACTCGTAGCAAGCGTAGAAGAGGGGCTTCTTCTGAAGCTGATCAAGATGCCGATTATGGAGGTGCTGAAGGTTAA
- the dusA gene encoding tRNA dihydrouridine(20/20a) synthase DusA: MVQKSKPLITEAYQFSVAPMLDCTDRHFRVLMRQITGRALVYTEMIVAKALKYKNRKSLLDFDEIEHPIALQVGGDDPIVLSEAAQIAEEWGYDEINLNLGCPSPKVQSGNFGACLMGQPDQVFKCIEAMKKKTNIPVTIKHRTGIDNLDSEQLLLDFVDKMASAGADRFSIHARKALLNGFNAKENRSIPPLEYEKVAKIKKCRPNLKIELNGGLQNQYDCIKALKTFDGVMVGRAIYSNPLMWKEIDDIFFGEKKVKINASIILRGLIPYAEKHLSKNGRLWDICKHTLHLVQGVKGARKWRNELSQKAQNPKAELIILEKAARQLEDAGL; this comes from the coding sequence ATGGTCCAGAAATCAAAACCACTGATTACAGAAGCCTATCAATTCAGCGTTGCTCCAATGCTCGATTGTACTGATAGACATTTTAGAGTGCTTATGCGCCAAATAACTGGTAGAGCTTTGGTTTATACAGAAATGATTGTAGCTAAAGCTTTAAAATATAAAAATAGAAAATCACTTTTGGATTTTGATGAAATAGAACACCCTATTGCGCTTCAAGTGGGAGGTGATGATCCAATAGTTTTATCAGAAGCAGCTCAAATAGCAGAGGAATGGGGATATGACGAAATTAATTTAAATCTAGGATGCCCTAGTCCAAAAGTGCAATCCGGGAACTTTGGGGCATGTTTAATGGGACAACCTGACCAAGTCTTTAAATGCATAGAAGCTATGAAAAAAAAGACCAATATCCCTGTAACTATAAAACATCGAACAGGTATAGATAATTTAGATAGTGAACAATTACTTCTTGATTTTGTAGACAAAATGGCTTCTGCAGGAGCCGACAGATTTTCAATTCATGCAAGAAAAGCATTGCTAAATGGATTCAATGCTAAAGAGAATCGTTCTATTCCACCGCTTGAATATGAAAAGGTTGCAAAGATCAAAAAATGTCGGCCTAATCTAAAAATAGAATTAAATGGGGGATTGCAAAATCAATATGATTGTATAAAAGCACTAAAAACATTTGATGGAGTAATGGTTGGGAGAGCAATATATTCAAATCCTTTAATGTGGAAAGAAATAGATGATATTTTTTTCGGAGAAAAAAAAGTAAAAATTAATGCTTCTATTATTCTTAGAGGCTTAATTCCTTATGCAGAAAAACATTTAAGTAAAAATGGACGATTGTGGGATATTTGCAAACATACGCTGCATCTCGTTCAAGGTGTAAAAGGAGCACGAAAATGGCGAAATGAACTAAGCCAAAAAGCACAAAACCCTAAAGCAGAATTAATTATTTTAGAAAAAGCTGCCCGACAACTAGAAGATGCCGGGCTTTAG
- the msrB gene encoding peptide-methionine (R)-S-oxide reductase MsrB, with amino-acid sequence MNTNFFLSSRRSFLVGILSAFLGIVLGPKKVLAASNSDSWSLTKDQWKQRLSREAYYVLREEGTERPFSSLLNDEKREGIFACAGCDLPLFDSSRKFDSGTGWPSFWEPLPNAIETKTDFKLIVPRTEYHCSRCGGHQGHVFNDGPRPSGKRYCNNGVALVFTVSK; translated from the coding sequence ATGAATACAAACTTTTTTTTGTCTAGTCGCAGGAGTTTTTTAGTGGGAATTTTGTCAGCTTTTTTAGGAATTGTTCTAGGCCCTAAAAAAGTCTTAGCAGCTTCTAACTCAGATTCTTGGTCATTAACAAAAGATCAATGGAAACAACGTCTTTCAAGGGAGGCGTATTATGTGTTGAGAGAAGAAGGGACAGAAAGACCTTTTTCTAGTTTATTAAATGATGAGAAACGAGAAGGAATTTTTGCTTGTGCTGGATGTGATTTGCCTTTGTTTGATTCTTCAAGGAAATTTGATAGTGGAACAGGTTGGCCTAGTTTTTGGGAGCCCTTACCAAATGCTATAGAGACAAAAACGGATTTTAAACTAATTGTTCCACGTACTGAATACCATTGCAGTAGGTGTGGAGGCCATCAAGGTCATGTCTTTAATGATGGACCACGTCCTTCAGGTAAGAGGTATTGCAATAATGGGGTTGCTCTTGTTTTTACAGTAAGTAAGTAA
- the grpE gene encoding nucleotide exchange factor GrpE: protein MKEEVSTSNQEDLVADQEVIASEESDLSPKEEKVSESTIDDDDSLNDAELQSNKQTLDNEARLEQLEKEHETLRSQYVRIAADFDNFRKRQSRDQDDLKLQLTCNTLSEILPVVDNFERARQQINPEGEEALTIHRNYQNLYKQLVDVLKKLGVAPMRVVGQSFDPTLHEALLREPSELMVEDMILEELVRGYHLNGRVLRHAQVKVSMGPGPKVDEEDKQIDEDSQADKRDEATTASNELD, encoded by the coding sequence ATGAAAGAAGAAGTTTCCACTTCTAATCAAGAGGATCTAGTGGCAGATCAGGAAGTCATTGCATCTGAAGAAAGCGATCTTTCTCCAAAAGAAGAGAAAGTTTCTGAATCTACTATTGATGACGATGATTCTTTAAATGACGCTGAGCTTCAATCCAATAAGCAGACTCTTGATAATGAAGCTCGTCTTGAGCAGTTAGAAAAAGAGCATGAAACTTTACGAAGTCAATACGTAAGAATTGCAGCAGATTTTGATAATTTTCGAAAACGTCAAAGTCGAGATCAAGATGATTTAAAGCTTCAACTTACTTGCAATACACTTAGTGAAATTCTTCCAGTAGTAGATAATTTTGAGAGAGCTAGGCAACAAATCAATCCAGAAGGAGAAGAAGCATTAACAATTCATAGGAATTATCAAAATCTATATAAGCAGCTTGTTGATGTATTAAAGAAGTTGGGTGTTGCGCCTATGAGAGTCGTAGGACAATCTTTTGATCCCACATTGCATGAGGCACTCCTTCGAGAACCAAGTGAATTGATGGTTGAGGATATGATTTTAGAAGAATTAGTTCGTGGATATCATTTAAATGGTCGTGTTTTGCGTCATGCTCAAGTTAAAGTATCCATGGGTCCAGGTCCAAAAGTTGATGAAGAAGACAAACAAATTGATGAAGATAGTCAAGCTGATAAGAGAGATGAAGCTACAACTGCTTCTAATGAATTGGATTAA
- the dnaJ gene encoding molecular chaperone DnaJ: protein MADFYDTLGVNRNADADSLKRAYRRLARQYHPDINKEAGAEERFKEIGRAYEVLGDPEKRARYDQFGEAGLGGSAGMPDMGDMGGFADIFETFFSGFGGPGSSGARTQRRGPQQGDDLRYDLTIDFNQAVFGQEREIKIPHLETCDVCRGTGAKPGTGPTTCSTCGGAGQVRRATRTPFGSFTQVSDCPTCSGSGQVISDSCQSCGGQGVKQVRKKLRINIPAGVDTGTRLRVSGEGNAGPRGGPSGDLYVFLKVKSHARLKRDGLNIHSEVNVSYLQAILGDTIEVDTVDGPTTLQIPSGTQPSAVLILDNKGIPKLGNPVARGNHCISVNIKIPSRLTDDEKILLEKLAIYYSAKGPQNHHHNSGLFSRLFKSNAS, encoded by the coding sequence ATGGCAGATTTTTATGACACATTGGGCGTTAATAGAAATGCTGATGCTGACAGCTTAAAACGAGCATATAGGCGTTTAGCTCGTCAATATCACCCCGATATTAATAAAGAAGCAGGCGCTGAAGAACGTTTTAAAGAAATAGGGCGTGCCTATGAAGTCTTAGGTGACCCAGAGAAGCGTGCTCGTTACGATCAATTTGGAGAGGCTGGTTTAGGCGGAAGTGCAGGAATGCCCGATATGGGAGATATGGGAGGTTTTGCAGATATTTTTGAAACCTTCTTTAGTGGTTTTGGAGGTCCTGGATCATCTGGGGCTAGAACGCAACGTAGAGGTCCCCAGCAAGGTGACGACTTGCGATACGATTTAACCATTGATTTTAATCAAGCTGTATTTGGTCAAGAGAGAGAAATAAAGATTCCTCATCTAGAAACTTGTGATGTTTGTAGAGGAACCGGTGCGAAACCTGGAACTGGTCCAACAACATGTTCTACGTGTGGAGGGGCTGGGCAAGTTCGCCGAGCAACTAGAACACCTTTTGGCAGTTTTACGCAGGTATCTGATTGTCCTACTTGTAGCGGTTCTGGCCAGGTCATTTCAGATTCTTGTCAAAGTTGTGGTGGTCAAGGTGTTAAACAAGTTAGAAAAAAACTTCGTATCAATATTCCCGCAGGAGTTGATACAGGAACTCGTCTGAGGGTCTCAGGAGAAGGTAATGCTGGACCCCGAGGCGGCCCTTCTGGTGATTTATATGTTTTTTTGAAAGTAAAAAGTCACGCTCGCTTAAAAAGAGATGGTTTAAATATTCATTCAGAAGTTAATGTGAGTTATCTACAAGCAATTCTTGGAGATACTATTGAAGTTGATACTGTTGATGGACCTACAACTCTTCAAATTCCTTCAGGGACTCAACCAAGTGCTGTTTTAATTTTAGATAATAAAGGTATTCCAAAATTAGGTAATCCTGTTGCAAGAGGGAATCATTGTATTTCTGTAAACATTAAAATTCCATCTCGATTAACAGATGATGAAAAAATATTATTGGAAAAATTAGCCATTTATTATTCAGCTAAAGGACCGCAAAACCATCATCATAATAGTGGCTTATTTAGTAGATTATTTAAAAGTAATGCTAGTTGA
- a CDS encoding sulfurtransferase TusA family protein: MIKSIDLRGTPCPINFVRCRLELEKLNDEQILQIDLDRGEPEEMVLSGLKDEGHNIQIILEEKDWIRLRIISNARD; encoded by the coding sequence ATGATTAAATCTATAGATCTTCGTGGAACTCCTTGTCCAATTAATTTTGTACGTTGTCGATTAGAGTTGGAAAAATTAAATGACGAACAAATTTTACAGATAGATCTTGATAGAGGAGAACCAGAAGAAATGGTTCTCTCAGGACTCAAGGATGAAGGACATAATATTCAAATAATTCTTGAAGAAAAAGATTGGATTAGATTAAGAATTATCTCCAATGCTAGAGATTAA
- the rsgA gene encoding ribosome small subunit-dependent GTPase A has translation MLEINKDRIKGIVLALKANYYIVQIDTINLIPELFKKKIGDHNFRLLCTKRSRLSYKGHSVSVGDFVLIEAIDWTAETGVISFVEPRKNLITRPPVANVTDVIIVVSLLDPSFDLNQVSRFLMKAEETGLKVTIVLTKRDLIDEKILEKYDKKLQTWGYQPIPISIVNGEGIQKLSARLKSMKLGVLCGPSGVGKSSLINYLLPKISIPIGKLSKKLKRGRHTTRHVELFSIYSDSFIADTPGFNKPEFYTEPSQVPQLFPELRSQLLIKKCKFRNCMHLNEPDCAISRDWERYSNYKNFLQEMLNYHH, from the coding sequence ATGCTAGAGATTAATAAAGATAGAATTAAAGGAATAGTCCTAGCATTAAAGGCCAATTATTATATAGTGCAGATTGATACAATTAATTTAATACCAGAGCTTTTTAAGAAAAAAATTGGCGATCATAATTTTAGATTACTATGTACAAAAAGAAGTCGGTTATCTTATAAAGGTCATTCTGTAAGTGTTGGTGATTTTGTGTTAATAGAAGCTATTGATTGGACTGCAGAAACTGGGGTTATAAGTTTTGTTGAGCCTAGAAAAAATCTTATTACTCGTCCTCCTGTGGCTAATGTAACTGATGTTATTATTGTAGTATCACTTTTAGATCCTAGCTTTGATTTAAATCAAGTTTCTAGGTTTTTGATGAAGGCTGAAGAAACAGGCCTAAAAGTAACTATAGTGTTAACTAAACGAGATCTTATTGATGAGAAAATCTTAGAGAAATATGATAAGAAACTACAAACTTGGGGTTATCAACCAATTCCAATTTCTATTGTAAATGGGGAAGGAATACAAAAATTATCTGCGCGATTAAAATCCATGAAATTAGGGGTCTTATGTGGGCCATCAGGAGTTGGAAAAAGTAGTTTAATTAACTACTTATTACCTAAAATTTCTATACCTATTGGTAAGTTATCTAAAAAATTAAAAAGAGGTCGGCATACAACCAGGCATGTAGAACTTTTTTCTATTTATTCTGATTCATTTATTGCAGATACTCCTGGATTTAATAAACCTGAATTTTATACAGAGCCTAGTCAAGTCCCTCAATTGTTTCCAGAATTGCGATCTCAGTTATTAATTAAAAAATGTAAGTTTCGTAATTGTATGCATTTAAATGAGCCAGACTGTGCAATTTCTAGAGATTGGGAAAGATATTCAAATTATAAGAATTTCTTACAAGAAATGCTTAATTATCATCATTAA
- a CDS encoding YbaB/EbfC family nucleoid-associated protein: protein MAGFGLPNFGQITEAFKKAQQIQQDAQKLQEELDDMELEGTNEDGRVTVWLSGNQQPIRVKVENSILKEEEEIVEAAILEAMQKAHEISTSNMKSRMQELTGGLNLNLPGINDDN from the coding sequence ATGGCAGGATTCGGACTCCCAAATTTTGGACAAATCACAGAGGCCTTCAAAAAAGCCCAACAAATTCAACAGGATGCACAAAAGCTACAAGAAGAATTGGACGACATGGAGCTCGAAGGGACCAATGAAGATGGCCGTGTAACTGTTTGGCTATCAGGTAATCAACAACCAATTCGAGTCAAGGTTGAGAACTCTATTCTAAAAGAGGAAGAAGAAATCGTAGAAGCAGCGATACTAGAAGCCATGCAAAAAGCTCATGAAATTTCTACGAGTAATATGAAAAGCAGAATGCAGGAATTAACAGGGGGGCTCAATCTCAATCTGCCAGGTATTAATGATGATAATTAA